DNA from Kitasatospora acidiphila:
TAGATGCCAGCCGAGACCCCGGCATCCATCTGCGCGTACCACGCGCCTACTCGCTCCGCGGTGTAGGGATGAAGATCGACGGGGTTGTCTGGCTTGCTCTTCTTGGCGAGCCAGAAGTCTCCCCATCCGGCCCTCAGGCCGTACTCGGCTTCGAGAGCCAGATCATAGGTCGCAAGCTGCAACGGTGAGTTGTAGCTTGATCCGGTCTTCAAGTCTCTGACGACCAGTCGGCCGTTTGAAGTGATAATGACCTGATCAATGTAGACGATAACAGGTATGTCCGACAGGACGAATTGAATTTCCAGCTCGATGGCTAGGCGCCCATCAGGCGCGGTCCAGATAGTCTCACCAGACTCTGACACGTAGTCAAGATAGGCAAGCACTTGCGACTTGCCTTCAGCATAGCGAGTCTCAATGTCGGTTTCCGGCTTGCGCCGGCCACCTGTCATCCATACTGACAGATCGGGCTGACGCTCGTAATCCCTCATGATGGACTCCGCCCATGCCGCCTCGAAAGCGGCTATGCACTCATCCGGCGAGAGGCGCCGTTGGGATCGCTCATACGCCTCAACCGCGGCATGAAATGCGGTGCCGTGCGAAAACCATGCGGCTGGCCGACTTGGGGCCTTGACGACCCGTTCGAGCTCATATGCCTTCCCACAGCTAGCCCAAGATTTCAGCTGAGAGTACGACCTTCGTTTTCTCTGTTCGGGCAACCGGAACCCCCTTCTGATAGGTCCACAGATAGTGGATCACGCATTTTCGCGCCTGATGACCGAAGCCGTTCGGGGCGCCCTCAGAGCGCTCGAACGAGACTTCATCTGGGACGAGTGCCAGCATCTCAGTGAGGTCTTCGGCTTCGGTGTGTTCGCTTGTCATGAGCCAGTAACAGGTAGCGTGCATGTACCTGACGACGATCAGGCGCCCCCATGGCGAGTTGTCGTAGACGATGGTTGCGCCAGCCTCAGGGCCGGCATGTTCACGAGCTATCTCCCCCATGGTCACGCGCTGATCCTCGGTCATACTGCCCACATGCCCCCTCTGTGAAGGTGTGACACCGATGCCACGCAAGCGGAAGGCACCTTGCATGATCGGCGTGATGAAGATCATACGATCTTCCATACGGATGTCAAGCGTTGCGTTAAATGTCAACAAATGAGGCCGGCTGCTGCGCGTCAGCCGGCCCGCAGGCGTACTACGTCAGGTTGCCTCTACCACTCTTCCGGAAGTGCGAGCACCATGACCTGACCAGACTTTATTGGCTGTGCATCGTCAGGCCAACGAACCACCAGTCGGCCATCCGTCAGGCGCCTCGGAACATATTCCAGCTTGAGCCCCGGCGGCGACTCCGCTTGTGCCGCGGCCAGGATCAATCCGTCATTGAGTTTGGTCCAGAAGCCTCGCAGACGCTTCATCGTACCCTCGGGGATCTCAATTCCGGCCTGATGCCGGATGTGCGCATAGAGCATTAGCGCGGGAGCGGAGTCCAGATAATCCCTGCTGATCTGCCATGGAAGATACTCAGAATAGTTTAGCGCCGCATTCCCGCCGTGCGGCCGGCGCATATTCTGAAAGCGTCGACTGACATTCGACTTATTGACGCCGTACCTTCTGCCAATCTCACTCAGAGACAGGTTCTCGATATAATGCTCGCGCAAGAGAACGCTGTCTTCTGGCAATTTGCTAGGCATGGGCATTGGAATTGTGACCCTTCAAAGTCGTCCCCGGGCTATTGGCAGGGCTACCTGAAGACAGTAAAGCCTGCCTGACAATCCCGTGTCAAGCGTTGCGCTATGCGAGTAGTCCATCACTCCTTAAGTAGGCCTCAAGAGATCCTTAAACTCGAACGAGGGTTCGATGGCGGCTGTTGGCTGCGGACCCGACAAGGGTCCGCAGCTCGATGCTCATCCGGGCAGCTCGGGTCAGCACGGAGTCAGCACGGCAACGACAAACGGCGGCGATGAAGGACAAACAACGAGAAGATCATCGGCTGCCTTCATCGCTCTGACCAGTCAGTTTGACCCTGCTGAGCTGTAGTGCTATGAGGCGCTGACTGGATATATCACCCAAACACCCTCTACGGCGACGCCCGCAAGGGCCGCCGCCCCACCTGGAACGCCGCCGCGCCCGGCCCGGTCGCCGAGCCGCTGGTGGCCGAGGTGGTCGAGCAGCTGCGCACCCTCGGCGCCAAGGTGGAGACCGGCCGGTTCGGCGCGGACATGAAGGTCTCACTGGTGAACGACGGGCCGTTCACCGTGCTGCTGGAGGTCTGATCCCCGGCAGCCGTCAGGGCGCCACCACGACCTCCTGGGTGCCCGGCACGGTGCCGGCCAGCAGCACCGCGTCCACCGGGGTGTTCCGCTTGACCAGGGCGAGCGCGATCGGGCCCAGCTCGTAGTGGCGGGCCGAGGAGGTCACGAAGCCCACCGGGCGGCCCTGAGGGTCGCCGGCCGGGCGCAGCTCGGTGCCGTGCGGGGGCAGGGTCTCCTCGGTGCCGTCCAGGTGCAGGAAGACCAGGCGGCGCGGCGGCCTGCCCAGGTTGTGCACCCGGGCCACGGTCTCCTGGCCGCGGTAGCAGCCCTTGTTGAGGTGGACGGCGGTGCGCAGCCAGTCCACCTCGTGCGGGATGGTGCGGTGGTCGGTCTCGAAGCCCAGCCGCGGGCGGTGCGCCTCGATCCGCAGCGCCTCGTACGCCCAGACGCCCGCCGGGCTGCCGAACTCCTCGGTGAGCGCGGCGAGTTCGGCGCGCGGCAGGAACAGGTCGCGGCCCCACGGGAGTTCCCGCACGGCGGCCGCCGCCGTGGCCGCGGCCGGATTGCCGGCCGGCAGGTGGACCACCGCGAACTGCTCGGTGGCGTCGGCGATCTCGACCCGGTACATGAACTTCATCCGCTCCAGGTACTCGATCAGCGCGCCCTGGGTGCCGGGCTCGACGTGCGCCCAGGTGGTGGTGCCGTCGTCGACCAGGTAGAGGGCGTGCTCGACGTGCCCGTGCGGGGAGAGGATCAGCGCCTCCACGGCCTGCTGCGGCGGGAGTTCGCTGACGTGCTGGGTGACCAGCAGGTGCAGCCAGCTGAGCCGGTCCGGGCCGGTCACGGTGACCACGCCGCGGTGCGACAGGTCGGCGAAGGCGCGGCCGGCGGCCAGTTCGCGCTGTTCGCGGAAGAGGTCGCCGTAGTGCGCCGCGACCCCCTCGTCGGGCCCCTCGGCGGGGACGGCTCCGGGCAGGGACAGCAGCGGGCTCTTCATGCCCGCCAGCTTACGACTGCCCCTGCCGGAGCTTGGCCGTGCAGTCGGCGCAGCGGCCGAAGATCGCGAAGTGCTTGAGGTCGGTGTCGAAGCCGTGCTGGTCGCGCAGGGCGTCGATGAGCGGGGTGGCGATCGCGG
Protein-coding regions in this window:
- a CDS encoding RecB family exonuclease, whose amino-acid sequence is MPEQRKRRSYSQLKSWASCGKAYELERVVKAPSRPAAWFSHGTAFHAAVEAYERSQRRLSPDECIAAFEAAWAESIMRDYERQPDLSVWMTGGRRKPETDIETRYAEGKSQVLAYLDYVSESGETIWTAPDGRLAIELEIQFVLSDIPVIVYIDQVIITSNGRLVVRDLKTGSSYNSPLQLATYDLALEAEYGLRAGWGDFWLAKKSKPDNPVDLHPYTAERVGAWYAQMDAGVSAGIYVPSPTDRCRNMCGVSQWCTAVGGVDYYPNSL
- the ygfZ gene encoding CAF17-like 4Fe-4S cluster assembly/insertion protein YgfZ produces the protein MKSPLLSLPGAVPAEGPDEGVAAHYGDLFREQRELAAGRAFADLSHRGVVTVTGPDRLSWLHLLVTQHVSELPPQQAVEALILSPHGHVEHALYLVDDGTTTWAHVEPGTQGALIEYLERMKFMYRVEIADATEQFAVVHLPAGNPAAATAAAAVRELPWGRDLFLPRAELAALTEEFGSPAGVWAYEALRIEAHRPRLGFETDHRTIPHEVDWLRTAVHLNKGCYRGQETVARVHNLGRPPRRLVFLHLDGTEETLPPHGTELRPAGDPQGRPVGFVTSSARHYELGPIALALVKRNTPVDAVLLAGTVPGTQEVVVAP